From the Roseiconus lacunae genome, one window contains:
- a CDS encoding RNA polymerase sigma factor: MTDDSASDQDLIDRIKSKDETALATFLQQNHAQLCGFVRSITGEHLLAVTEIDDLVQDIATAAVTSLATAPLDQYSPMDWLQQIARRRVVDAHRFHFDAQRRDANRQQSLNAPSGGGSSGDSPASLEQMLSASMTSPSAVFSRDVRMMRMQEAVASLSEEQQQAIQLRYADGLPTKQIAERLGKTDVAIRVLLSRSMRQLEKVLEDVRPTRN; this comes from the coding sequence ATGACAGATGATTCAGCGAGCGATCAAGACCTTATCGATCGGATCAAATCCAAAGATGAAACCGCTTTGGCGACTTTTCTCCAACAAAACCACGCCCAGCTTTGCGGTTTTGTTCGCTCGATTACCGGTGAGCACCTGCTGGCCGTTACCGAGATCGACGATTTGGTCCAAGACATTGCTACCGCGGCCGTCACCAGTTTAGCAACGGCGCCGCTCGATCAATACTCACCGATGGATTGGCTTCAGCAAATCGCGCGGCGTCGTGTGGTCGATGCCCATCGCTTTCATTTTGACGCACAGCGGCGCGATGCCAATCGCCAGCAATCACTTAACGCACCGTCCGGCGGTGGTTCATCCGGAGATTCGCCGGCATCACTCGAGCAAATGCTTTCGGCAAGCATGACCAGTCCCAGTGCCGTCTTCAGTCGGGACGTTCGGATGATGCGGATGCAAGAGGCGGTCGCTTCGCTCAGCGAAGAGCAACAGCAGGCGATCCAATTGCGATACGCCGATGGTTTGCCAACAAAACAAATTGCCGAACGACTCGGAAAGACTGACGTCGCAATTCGAGTCCTATTATCGCGAAGCATGCGACAGCTCGAAAAGGTTCTCGAAGACGTTCGCCCAACCCGTAACTAA
- a CDS encoding GNAT family N-acetyltransferase has protein sequence MPLQIRTDESIAAETRDTLNHWLRDFNRTANPVWWAASDEALQPRPLFTTAHDENDRLLGGLIGNSVMKWLRIDIMAVSESARRQGVGRRLLQAAEDEAVRRGCVYAFVDTMSYQAPEFYQRCAYQISGSIPDWDSHDHTKFFLTKSLVVV, from the coding sequence ATGCCGCTTCAGATCCGAACCGACGAAAGCATCGCAGCTGAGACACGTGACACGTTAAATCATTGGCTACGTGACTTTAACCGAACCGCAAACCCAGTTTGGTGGGCCGCTTCCGATGAAGCTCTCCAGCCTCGCCCGTTGTTTACCACCGCCCACGACGAGAACGATCGTTTGCTGGGCGGCTTGATCGGTAACTCGGTAATGAAGTGGCTGCGAATCGACATCATGGCGGTGTCCGAATCGGCACGCCGTCAGGGTGTTGGCCGTCGGCTTCTACAAGCGGCCGAGGACGAAGCAGTACGACGCGGCTGCGTCTATGCGTTCGTGGACACAATGAGCTATCAAGCGCCGGAATTCTATCAACGCTGTGCCTACCAAATCTCCGGCAGCATCCCCGACTGGGACTCGCACGACCACACCAAATTTTTCCTCACCAAAAGTTTGGTTGTCGTCTGA
- a CDS encoding BON domain-containing protein, whose amino-acid sequence MIPNPTVDEICRKVEASVLRVASITDLRCTQEDRKVTLHGKAPSREESVLAVVAARLVPGVETVASDLKISR is encoded by the coding sequence GTGATTCCAAACCCTACCGTTGATGAGATTTGCCGCAAAGTCGAAGCCTCCGTTCTACGCGTGGCATCGATCACCGACCTGAGATGCACCCAAGAAGATCGCAAGGTCACGTTGCACGGAAAGGCTCCCTCGCGAGAAGAGTCTGTCTTGGCCGTCGTGGCCGCACGCTTGGTTCCCGGTGTCGAAACGGTGGCCAGTGACCTGAAAATTTCTCGCTGA
- a CDS encoding S49 family peptidase: MKHCTSLAFTILAFAGMLTGCRVRSVPFKHEGTMRMSGKMNGDMSLSGNMGVNGKLQTEILTGGDKRDSPLKPVVVDGDAKKHDQRIAIIDVDGILVDRNATALLSASENPVALFREKCAAVTDDERVKAVVLRINSPGGGATATDIMAREIERLRETRKIPIVACVMDVGTGGAYYLASQCDHIIAHPTSLVGGVGIILNVYNLEDTMGQFNILSTPIKSGEKIDAGTPERPIASGELDMLQQIADSFHQRFIGQIIRRRPDLQTNRDLWTDGEVFAGSNAAEVHLVDQIGYIDEAIAEAKRRADRKDDWAVQMYRRTDNHAYTVLDRVPDGVAMPSLFPIHIPGMDRSSMPTFLFMWQSDPAMASSL, translated from the coding sequence ATGAAACACTGCACTAGCTTAGCGTTTACGATTCTCGCGTTTGCCGGAATGCTGACGGGCTGTCGTGTTCGAAGCGTTCCCTTCAAGCATGAAGGGACGATGCGAATGTCAGGCAAAATGAACGGTGACATGTCTCTGTCCGGAAACATGGGCGTCAATGGAAAACTTCAAACTGAAATCCTGACCGGCGGCGACAAACGCGATAGCCCGCTAAAGCCTGTAGTTGTCGATGGCGATGCAAAAAAGCACGACCAACGGATTGCGATCATCGATGTCGACGGAATTTTAGTCGATCGGAATGCGACGGCATTGCTTAGCGCCAGCGAGAACCCAGTCGCTTTGTTTCGAGAAAAATGTGCCGCGGTGACCGATGACGAAAGAGTCAAGGCAGTCGTGCTGCGAATCAACTCACCCGGCGGCGGGGCCACCGCGACAGACATCATGGCCCGAGAAATCGAGCGACTGCGTGAGACACGCAAGATTCCTATCGTCGCCTGCGTGATGGACGTTGGCACCGGCGGGGCGTATTACTTGGCAAGCCAGTGTGACCACATCATTGCTCACCCGACAAGCCTGGTCGGAGGTGTCGGGATTATCCTTAATGTCTATAACCTGGAAGACACGATGGGGCAGTTCAACATCTTGTCGACACCGATCAAAAGCGGCGAAAAGATCGACGCTGGCACCCCCGAACGCCCGATCGCTTCCGGAGAACTGGACATGCTGCAACAGATTGCAGACTCATTCCATCAGCGATTCATCGGTCAAATCATCCGCCGCCGACCCGACCTGCAAACCAATCGCGATCTTTGGACCGACGGCGAAGTTTTCGCGGGTAGCAATGCCGCTGAAGTCCATCTTGTCGACCAAATCGGCTATATCGACGAAGCGATCGCCGAGGCAAAACGACGTGCTGACCGGAAAGACGACTGGGCCGTGCAGATGTATCGCCGAACGGACAACCATGCGTACACGGTGCTCGACCGCGTCCCCGATGGTGTCGCCATGCCGTCGCTATTTCCGATTCACATCCCGGGCATGGACCGTAGTTCGATGCCAACGTTCCTGTTCATGTGGCAGTCCGATCCTGCGATGGCTTCATCGCTGTGA
- a CDS encoding ABC transporter permease — translation MRFHTLVLRNLSRRLSRTALTLIALSVAVASVVALRGIAKGFTHSFADIYRSHAVDVVVSRQGTADRLSSSVGEESVQAIASVGGVSRTAGVLLETMSLEERQVFGIPTMGIARESWLRDDYQWIETVEEVPANAKQLSLGSNLAQRVGLRAGDETLIFEEPFVVAGVFESRSVWENGSMIMPLDQLQQLTDRAGQVTYINVVLEASLDSDQADEIVASIESIDGRLHALPTEEFVGSDTRMKLASAMAWMTSVIALVIGAIGTLNTMMTSVLERTREIGVLRAVGWPKRRVVRMILAESLCLSLLATVIGSLLAYLTCVGLSRHPAASGVLVPSIDTLTVIEGALLAILIGLAGAIFPALRAASVPPTRALGAAD, via the coding sequence ATGCGATTTCATACGCTCGTCTTACGCAATCTCTCACGTCGCCTTAGCCGGACGGCGTTGACATTAATCGCATTGTCGGTCGCGGTTGCCTCGGTCGTCGCGCTCCGTGGGATCGCCAAGGGGTTCACACATTCGTTTGCCGACATTTATCGATCGCACGCCGTCGATGTCGTTGTTTCACGCCAAGGCACCGCGGATCGACTTAGTAGCAGTGTCGGCGAAGAATCGGTCCAAGCGATCGCTTCGGTTGGCGGAGTCAGTCGGACGGCCGGTGTTTTGCTCGAAACGATGTCACTCGAAGAACGGCAGGTCTTTGGCATTCCCACCATGGGGATTGCCCGCGAAAGTTGGTTGCGTGATGACTATCAGTGGATTGAAACCGTCGAAGAGGTTCCTGCGAACGCCAAGCAACTTTCGCTCGGATCGAATCTTGCCCAGCGAGTCGGATTGCGTGCCGGAGACGAGACGTTGATCTTCGAAGAACCGTTTGTGGTCGCCGGCGTATTTGAAAGCCGAAGTGTTTGGGAGAACGGATCAATGATCATGCCCCTGGATCAACTGCAGCAGTTGACCGATCGGGCCGGTCAAGTTACCTACATCAACGTCGTTTTGGAAGCGTCGCTTGATTCCGATCAAGCCGACGAGATCGTTGCTTCGATCGAATCGATCGACGGACGGTTGCATGCTTTGCCGACCGAAGAGTTTGTCGGCTCGGACACCCGCATGAAGTTGGCTTCCGCGATGGCGTGGATGACATCGGTGATTGCACTTGTGATTGGCGCGATCGGTACGCTCAACACCATGATGACCAGCGTCTTAGAACGTACCCGTGAAATTGGTGTTTTAAGAGCGGTGGGGTGGCCAAAAAGAAGAGTCGTGCGAATGATCTTGGCCGAGTCGCTTTGTTTGTCGTTGCTCGCGACTGTGATCGGAAGTCTGCTCGCTTACCTGACCTGCGTGGGGCTAAGTCGTCATCCCGCCGCGAGTGGCGTTCTTGTGCCCTCGATTGACACTTTGACCGTCATCGAAGGGGCTTTACTGGCAATCCTAATTGGATTGGCAGGCGCGATTTTCCCGGCATTAAGGGCGGCATCGGTCCCGCCAACCCGGGCGCTTGGGGCAGCCGACTGA
- a CDS encoding type I polyketide synthase, which produces MGDEYQPIAIIGLGCRFPGGCDSPDAYWDLLQSGRDAIRMTPADRWSLEKFYCGGRARPGKTQSQWGGYVRDIDRFDPDLFRISPREATAMDPQQRMLLETAYRASEDAGISLDHLAGRSVSVHVGISSIDYSIAALSARDRAVIGPYSNTGGSSSIAANRISYCFDLRGESLAIDTACSSSLIAVHLACESLQDPANEMAFAGGVNALLLPDFYVAFSQLGVLSPDGRCKTFDASANGYVRSEGAGMVLLKRLDDAIADGDSIYAVIRGSATNQDGRTEGLTVPNGNAQAELIRQTLRRASVSPSDVSYVEAHGTGTSVGDPIEARAIGSCYGAISGTPCTVGSVKTNIGHLEAGAGIASVIKVALAMKYQTIPAHLNFETPNPAIDFDGLGISVTKETTRWQSDRLRAAGINGFGYGGANAHLVIGESPVATASASESTTSPASSADNQLFCLPVTAHNQSALLQTANAWADQLAASNCPLDAVVATASRRRTHHPFRSVAIGHDRAALAAQLRAIANDPETFVSEMRSVDGTTETPPIAFVCSGQGPQWWAMGRQLLMHCPVFADVIDRCDKAFGKHIDWSLREELLRDEADSRMQETSIAQPSLYALQIALAAVWKESGIQPSIVVGHSVGEIAAAYLSGALTFDEAAAVAVHRGRTMDLATSRGAMIAVGLSLEEASGYLVGLENKISIAAINGPTSLTLSGCKEAIEKLATQLESENLFCRQLKVDYAFHSPLVDPVRDELLESLSSLAPKACLVPMISTVTGQQIRGEELDAEYWWKNVRQSVRFADAMDVLAEKDIRYAIELGPHPVLTYSIDECFAARGKSCVTVASLNRREDDRQEIATAKANLFKAGYPIDLAVSSDRLPLVKLPPLTMVTRRLWTQSPESVAMQGADFWHPILGNQTDGSTPTWENRIDLDHQAILSDHRVRHSCVLPAASLLRLCMAVGDQIHPSENVSIENFRLLGACLLSPEQPTRLQTNYDAQRRVITIARSEVGGNEWTSVATADLCVSVTDRQEASHRSPKAAQSYPTTIHASHLYRHCENLGLNYADRFRGLVTATRQDYKAAASIKLPEEREIGDHHDLFSVDSSLLDSCFHTMVVADPAFDDASGGLYLPNRIASFDVFGSIERNLTAVAKIKRKDRYRMVADLWIYNSEGHLVAAIGGFESVRVSGSERQDSITPLLYRYCWKPAESTDHSAMAETRKWVVFADLTGLAAQVVERLPVGDRVITVQHGNAFKRLGENSFIIDPEDRSHFDRLLSDVGDGVTDLVYLWGIDVPENAELDQNVLEKSTILTTVAPTHLAASWQRATEQSIQQSTARLFVVTNNAQPADQTTDSIVVAAGPLVGIGRVIASEVSRLETRLIDISTNESGTRESLLDELIRQADREDEVMYRDTIRWVRRFEPSENLALRPESQSRSRCRLRRGESAAIDQLHYQSDLPCKLADDEIEIRVFASGLNFSDVMKSLDLYPGLPDGPPILGAECSGQVVRVGKSANDFNVGDEVIAVAPGAFATHVQVKQDLVAPKPKGLSHQQAAAIPIAFLTAEYALNDLARVRSGETVLIHSASGGVGLAAIQLAKAAGARIFATAGTDQKRNFVANAGAELVMDSRSLRFSRQVADYTDGRGVDVILNSLPGDAIRQGLSILSIGGRFLEIGKRDIYGDAPLGMLPLRNNLSFLAIDLDQLIRHQPQRLGEMLRRIVDQFDRQELEPLPVEVFDADETNQSFRFMQQAKHIGKVVVDYTVEPSRVFAGSEASLRLKADRTYWVVGGMGGFGLRLAEWLAERGAKQIALGGRSRRLSPEVLAQVAEIETRFGCRLHHLPVDLVDFNSVREAAEQIESNCPPLAGVFHTAMVLEDRLLADLDRETLDRVLRPKVQGGWNLHDVCSDYDLDHFVLFSSLSSVFGHAGQANYAAANAFLDSLAHHRRFIGLHGVAINWGHVGEVGYLAARDELSQRLERQGVLTFTADEAMRCLEHALIEDLTDQSVLRMDWSKWRGLGITGEVSPRFAHLLQGKADGVVQSNRLATVDEIRDADRQSQHAMIASIVGQKAASLLGIEFNELPWDRPLLSLGLDSLMAVEMRNWIENRLKIEMPIADLMRSEGLNDLSQTAVEIFNSGVDHDDQPPMEVDADDNVDPTPASKLLEQLPHMTDASVDALLAKMLNQSEGKLGSG; this is translated from the coding sequence GTGGGCGACGAATATCAACCGATTGCGATCATTGGTCTGGGCTGCCGTTTTCCGGGTGGGTGCGACAGCCCGGATGCGTATTGGGACCTTCTACAAAGCGGACGCGATGCGATTAGGATGACCCCTGCCGATCGCTGGTCGCTGGAAAAGTTTTACTGTGGTGGCCGGGCGCGACCTGGGAAAACGCAGAGCCAGTGGGGGGGATACGTTCGTGACATCGATCGATTTGATCCCGATTTATTTCGCATTTCGCCCCGTGAAGCGACGGCGATGGATCCACAGCAGCGGATGTTGTTGGAGACCGCGTACCGAGCAAGTGAAGACGCGGGCATTTCGTTAGATCATCTTGCCGGCCGCAGTGTCTCAGTTCACGTCGGTATTAGCAGTATTGATTATTCGATCGCCGCATTAAGCGCTCGCGACCGCGCGGTCATCGGTCCATACAGCAACACCGGCGGCAGTAGCAGCATCGCCGCCAACCGGATCTCGTATTGTTTTGATTTGCGTGGCGAAAGCTTGGCGATTGACACGGCCTGTTCGTCGTCGTTGATCGCGGTGCACTTGGCTTGCGAAAGTTTGCAAGACCCTGCCAACGAAATGGCGTTCGCAGGTGGCGTCAATGCCCTGTTGCTACCCGATTTTTATGTCGCTTTTAGCCAACTTGGCGTGCTTTCACCCGATGGTCGTTGCAAAACGTTCGATGCGTCCGCCAATGGGTATGTCCGCAGCGAAGGCGCTGGCATGGTGTTGCTCAAACGTCTCGACGACGCAATCGCTGATGGTGATTCGATCTATGCGGTCATCCGGGGCTCGGCAACCAACCAAGATGGACGCACCGAAGGGTTGACCGTTCCCAACGGCAATGCCCAAGCAGAATTGATTCGGCAAACACTTCGAAGAGCATCGGTCTCTCCCAGTGATGTGAGCTACGTCGAAGCGCACGGAACCGGAACATCGGTCGGAGATCCCATCGAAGCTCGTGCGATCGGCAGTTGCTACGGGGCGATCAGCGGAACACCTTGTACCGTTGGAAGTGTGAAAACCAACATCGGGCACTTAGAAGCCGGTGCCGGGATCGCTAGCGTGATCAAGGTCGCGCTGGCGATGAAGTACCAAACTATCCCGGCGCATTTGAACTTCGAAACGCCCAATCCGGCGATTGACTTTGACGGTCTTGGCATATCGGTCACTAAGGAAACCACGCGGTGGCAATCCGATCGGCTTCGAGCGGCCGGCATCAATGGGTTTGGGTACGGCGGTGCCAATGCCCACTTGGTGATCGGAGAATCCCCGGTCGCAACGGCGAGTGCTTCCGAATCGACGACGAGTCCTGCGTCTTCCGCCGACAATCAGTTGTTTTGCTTGCCCGTCACTGCGCACAATCAATCCGCTCTCTTACAAACCGCAAACGCATGGGCTGATCAGTTGGCGGCTTCGAATTGCCCGTTGGATGCGGTCGTTGCTACCGCGAGCAGACGCAGAACGCACCATCCGTTTCGCAGCGTTGCGATCGGACATGACCGCGCGGCATTAGCGGCGCAGTTACGGGCGATTGCGAATGATCCTGAAACCTTCGTGTCGGAAATGAGGTCGGTCGACGGGACCACAGAAACACCGCCGATCGCGTTCGTCTGTAGCGGGCAAGGACCGCAGTGGTGGGCGATGGGGCGTCAGCTTTTGATGCATTGCCCGGTGTTTGCTGATGTCATCGACCGTTGCGATAAGGCATTCGGAAAGCACATCGATTGGTCACTCCGGGAGGAGCTACTGCGTGACGAGGCTGACTCTCGCATGCAGGAAACCTCGATCGCTCAGCCCAGTCTATACGCCTTGCAAATCGCCTTGGCTGCGGTCTGGAAAGAATCCGGAATCCAACCATCGATCGTCGTCGGACATAGCGTTGGTGAGATCGCTGCGGCGTATCTGTCCGGGGCGTTGACATTTGACGAAGCCGCGGCAGTTGCCGTCCATCGCGGTCGGACGATGGACCTTGCCACCAGCCGCGGTGCGATGATTGCCGTAGGACTGAGTCTTGAAGAAGCGAGCGGCTATCTCGTCGGCTTGGAGAACAAGATCTCGATCGCAGCGATCAACGGTCCGACTTCGTTGACCTTGTCAGGTTGCAAAGAAGCAATCGAAAAACTCGCCACACAACTGGAATCAGAGAACCTCTTTTGCCGGCAGTTGAAGGTCGATTACGCCTTCCATAGTCCTCTCGTAGATCCGGTTCGCGACGAGCTGCTGGAATCTCTTTCAAGTCTGGCCCCGAAAGCGTGCTTGGTTCCGATGATCAGCACCGTGACGGGGCAGCAAATCAGGGGCGAAGAGTTGGACGCCGAATACTGGTGGAAGAACGTTCGCCAGTCGGTTCGGTTTGCCGACGCGATGGATGTACTGGCGGAAAAAGACATCCGCTACGCAATTGAGCTCGGTCCACACCCGGTATTGACGTATTCGATCGACGAGTGCTTTGCGGCTCGTGGGAAATCCTGTGTCACCGTCGCATCACTGAACCGACGAGAGGACGACCGACAAGAAATTGCGACCGCGAAAGCGAACTTGTTCAAAGCGGGTTACCCCATCGATCTTGCCGTTTCTTCAGATCGGTTGCCGCTGGTGAAGCTGCCACCGCTAACAATGGTGACACGCCGACTCTGGACCCAGTCTCCGGAATCGGTCGCGATGCAGGGGGCAGACTTTTGGCACCCAATCTTGGGAAACCAAACGGACGGAAGCACTCCGACGTGGGAAAATCGGATCGATTTGGATCATCAAGCGATCCTCTCAGACCACCGCGTACGTCACTCGTGCGTCCTGCCGGCTGCGTCGTTGCTTCGGCTTTGCATGGCCGTGGGAGATCAAATTCACCCGTCTGAAAATGTTTCGATCGAGAATTTTCGGCTTCTCGGCGCGTGTCTTTTGTCTCCCGAGCAGCCGACGCGCCTGCAAACGAACTATGACGCACAGAGGCGTGTCATCACGATCGCACGGAGCGAAGTTGGTGGAAATGAATGGACTTCGGTCGCGACCGCCGACCTTTGTGTGTCAGTGACCGATCGACAGGAGGCTTCCCATCGATCCCCGAAAGCAGCGCAGTCCTACCCCACGACGATTCATGCGAGCCACCTTTATCGGCACTGCGAGAACCTAGGGCTCAACTATGCAGACCGTTTCCGCGGCCTTGTCACGGCAACGCGGCAAGACTACAAAGCGGCCGCTTCCATTAAGCTTCCCGAAGAACGTGAGATCGGAGATCACCACGATCTATTCTCCGTCGATAGTTCACTTCTTGATAGTTGTTTTCATACCATGGTGGTCGCCGACCCGGCATTCGACGATGCTTCCGGCGGCCTTTACCTTCCCAATCGCATTGCATCGTTCGATGTTTTCGGATCAATCGAACGCAATCTGACTGCGGTAGCAAAGATCAAACGTAAAGATCGGTACCGAATGGTTGCCGACCTTTGGATCTATAACTCCGAAGGTCATCTTGTCGCCGCGATCGGCGGCTTCGAAAGTGTGCGAGTCTCGGGGAGCGAGCGTCAAGATTCGATCACGCCGCTACTGTATCGCTACTGCTGGAAACCGGCCGAAAGCACTGATCATTCGGCGATGGCTGAGACTCGCAAATGGGTTGTCTTTGCCGACTTGACCGGGCTGGCGGCGCAGGTTGTTGAACGATTGCCAGTCGGAGATCGTGTCATCACGGTCCAACACGGGAACGCCTTCAAACGCTTGGGCGAAAACTCATTCATCATTGACCCGGAAGACCGAAGTCATTTTGACCGTTTGTTGAGTGACGTCGGTGACGGCGTGACGGACTTGGTTTACTTGTGGGGAATCGATGTTCCAGAGAATGCTGAGCTTGACCAAAACGTCCTCGAAAAATCGACCATCTTAACGACAGTTGCCCCGACCCATTTGGCAGCTTCCTGGCAACGGGCGACCGAGCAATCAATCCAGCAGTCGACGGCACGTCTATTCGTCGTCACCAACAACGCACAACCCGCTGACCAAACCACCGACTCGATCGTTGTTGCTGCCGGTCCATTGGTCGGCATTGGTCGCGTCATTGCCAGTGAAGTTTCGCGACTTGAGACTCGGCTAATTGACATTTCGACAAACGAATCCGGTACTCGTGAATCGTTGCTCGACGAATTGATTCGCCAAGCCGACCGCGAAGACGAGGTGATGTACCGTGATACGATTCGCTGGGTCCGACGCTTCGAGCCTTCTGAGAATTTAGCGTTGCGTCCGGAGAGTCAGTCACGAAGTCGCTGCCGGTTGCGGCGGGGCGAGTCCGCGGCGATCGACCAGTTGCATTATCAAAGTGACTTGCCGTGTAAATTGGCCGACGATGAAATTGAAATCCGAGTGTTCGCGTCCGGATTGAATTTTAGCGATGTCATGAAGTCGCTTGATCTGTACCCAGGCTTGCCGGACGGCCCGCCAATTTTGGGGGCCGAATGTAGTGGACAGGTCGTCCGAGTCGGAAAGTCAGCTAATGATTTCAATGTCGGTGACGAAGTCATTGCTGTCGCCCCGGGGGCTTTCGCGACGCACGTGCAAGTCAAACAAGACTTGGTCGCTCCAAAGCCAAAGGGTTTGTCACACCAACAGGCGGCCGCGATCCCGATCGCTTTTCTAACCGCAGAGTACGCGTTGAACGATTTGGCGCGGGTCCGATCTGGGGAAACGGTGCTTATTCATTCCGCTAGCGGCGGAGTCGGGTTGGCCGCAATTCAGTTGGCCAAGGCCGCCGGCGCAAGGATTTTTGCAACCGCAGGCACCGATCAAAAGCGAAACTTTGTCGCCAATGCAGGGGCCGAATTGGTGATGGATTCGCGTTCGCTGCGATTTTCACGACAGGTTGCCGACTACACCGATGGACGTGGCGTCGACGTGATCCTTAATTCACTGCCCGGTGACGCGATCCGGCAAGGCCTTTCGATCTTGTCGATCGGCGGGCGGTTTCTTGAAATCGGTAAACGTGATATCTATGGCGACGCCCCGTTAGGAATGTTGCCGCTACGGAACAACCTCTCTTTCTTAGCGATCGATCTTGATCAATTGATTCGTCACCAGCCTCAACGTTTGGGCGAAATGTTGCGACGGATCGTCGATCAGTTCGATCGCCAGGAACTTGAACCGCTGCCCGTTGAAGTGTTTGATGCGGACGAAACCAACCAATCGTTTCGCTTCATGCAACAAGCGAAGCATATTGGAAAGGTCGTCGTCGATTACACCGTCGAACCGTCTCGCGTGTTCGCCGGTTCGGAGGCATCGCTGCGATTGAAAGCCGATCGAACCTATTGGGTCGTCGGTGGCATGGGAGGTTTCGGCCTGCGGTTGGCTGAATGGCTGGCCGAACGGGGGGCCAAGCAAATCGCACTCGGCGGACGCAGTCGTCGACTCTCGCCGGAAGTGCTCGCTCAGGTTGCAGAGATCGAAACACGTTTCGGCTGTCGACTTCATCACTTGCCGGTCGATCTGGTCGACTTCAATTCGGTACGTGAAGCGGCAGAACAGATTGAATCGAACTGCCCGCCGCTCGCGGGTGTCTTTCACACCGCGATGGTTCTCGAAGATCGGTTGTTAGCAGATCTTGATCGCGAAACACTCGATCGGGTCCTTCGTCCGAAGGTTCAAGGGGGCTGGAATCTACACGACGTCTGCAGCGACTATGACTTGGATCACTTTGTGCTCTTTTCGTCACTCTCGAGCGTGTTTGGTCATGCGGGGCAAGCGAACTACGCGGCCGCGAATGCCTTCTTAGATTCCCTTGCCCACCATCGCCGCTTTATCGGATTGCACGGCGTCGCGATCAATTGGGGGCATGTCGGCGAAGTCGGTTATTTGGCGGCCCGCGATGAACTAAGCCAACGGTTGGAACGTCAGGGCGTGCTCACATTCACTGCCGACGAAGCGATGCGATGTCTCGAACACGCATTGATCGAAGATTTGACCGATCAAAGTGTCTTGCGAATGGATTGGAGCAAATGGCGGGGATTGGGAATTACCGGCGAAGTCTCTCCCCGATTTGCGCATCTTCTTCAAGGCAAAGCAGACGGTGTTGTCCAGTCGAATCGTCTCGCCACGGTCGACGAAATCCGCGATGCTGACCGACAATCCCAGCATGCGATGATCGCATCGATCGTCGGGCAAAAGGCGGCATCGCTGTTGGGAATCGAATTCAATGAGCTTCCATGGGATCGCCCCCTGCTATCGCTGGGGCTGGATTCGCTGATGGCGGTAGAGATGCGTAACTGGATCGAAAACCGTTTGAAGATTGAAATGCCGATCGCCGACCTGATGCGTTCCGAAGGATTGAACGATCTATCACAAACCGCGGTTGAAATTTTCAACTCCGGCGTCGATCACGATGATCAACCGCCGATGGAAGTGGATGCGGATGACAACGTCGATCCGACACCGGCGTCCAAATTGCTGGAGCAACTGCCACACATGACGGACGCATCGGTCGATGCGCTGCTGGCAAAAATGCTGAACCAATCAGAAGGTAAACTCGGCAGTGGATGA